In Panthera leo isolate Ple1 chromosome B3, P.leo_Ple1_pat1.1, whole genome shotgun sequence, a single genomic region encodes these proteins:
- the LOC122222467 gene encoding MAP3K12-binding inhibitory protein 1 isoform X5: MAAVAELSRSSSGDRNLERSCSPNLSQEVLCEIFRSLHSLVGQLNLRDDVVKITIDWNKLQSLSAFQPTLLFSALEQHVLYLQPFLAKLQPLIKEENTTVVGGTEKTEMGNKNEVNAKFPISDLQEEEKHKDCDLGDVKKTQIHVDPEVVQIKAGKAEIDRRISAFIERKQAEINENNVREFCNVIDCNQENSCARTDAIFTPYPGFKSHVKGGPVPRDIYQRIKKLEDKILELEGISPEYFHSVSFSGKRRKVQPPQQNYSLAELDEKISALRQALLRKSREADSMATHHLP; the protein is encoded by the exons ATGGCTGCTGTCGCTGAGCTTAGTCGCTCCAGCAGTGGTGACAGGAATTTGGAACGGAGCTGCAGCCCTAATCTCTCCCAAGAGGTGCTCTGCGAAATCTTTCGCTCTCTGCATAGCCTGGTGGGACAA CTTAACCTCAGAGATGATGTGGTGAAAATTACAATCGATTGGAACAAGCTCCAGAGCCTCTCGGCATTCCAGCCCACTTTGCTCTTTAGTGCACTTGAAcaacatgttttatatttacag CCTTTTTTAGCAAAACTTCAGCCTCTGATTAAAGAGGAGAATACAACTGTTGTTGGAGGgacagaaaaaacagaaatggggaATAAGAATGAAGTAAATGCCAAATTTCCCATTAGTGACctacaagaggaagaaaagcacaaagattGTGATTTAGGAGATGTGAAAAAGACACAGATCCATGTTGATCCAGAAGTAGTTCAAATAAAGGCTGGAAAAGCAGAA ATTGACAGACGAatatctgcatttattgaaagaaagcaagctgaaatcaatgaaaacaacGTGAGGGAATTTTGCAATGTTATTGATTGTAATCAAG AAAACAGTTGTGCAAGAACTGATGCCATTTTTACTCCTTACCCGGGATTTAAAAGTCATGTAAAAG gtGGTCCAGTGCCAAGAGACATTtatcagagaattaaaaaacttGAGGATAAAATCCTTGAATTGGAAGGCATCTCTCCTGAATATTTTCATTCTGTA AGCTTTTccggaaaaagaagaaaagtacaaCCACCTCAA CAGAATTATTCACTGGCTGAACTTGATGAAAAAATTAGTGCCCTCAGACAAGCCCTGCTCAGAAAATCAAGAGAAGCAGACTCCATGGCTACCCACCACCTTCCATGA
- the LOC122222467 gene encoding MAP3K12-binding inhibitory protein 1 isoform X6, with the protein MAAVAELSRSSSGDRNLERSCSPNLSQEVLCEIFRSLHSLVGQLNLRDDVVKITIDWNKLQSLSAFQPTLLFSALEQHVLYLQPFLAKLQPLIKEENTTVVGGTEKTEMGNKNEVNAKFPISDLQEEEKHKDCDLGDVKKTQIHVDPEVVQIKAGKAEIDRRISAFIERKQAEINENNVREFCNVIDCNQENSCARTDAIFTPYPGFKSHVKVSRVVNTYGPQTRPEGIQGSGHKPNSMLRDCGNQAVEERLQNIEAHLRLQTELFRKKKKSTTTSTELFTG; encoded by the exons ATGGCTGCTGTCGCTGAGCTTAGTCGCTCCAGCAGTGGTGACAGGAATTTGGAACGGAGCTGCAGCCCTAATCTCTCCCAAGAGGTGCTCTGCGAAATCTTTCGCTCTCTGCATAGCCTGGTGGGACAA CTTAACCTCAGAGATGATGTGGTGAAAATTACAATCGATTGGAACAAGCTCCAGAGCCTCTCGGCATTCCAGCCCACTTTGCTCTTTAGTGCACTTGAAcaacatgttttatatttacag CCTTTTTTAGCAAAACTTCAGCCTCTGATTAAAGAGGAGAATACAACTGTTGTTGGAGGgacagaaaaaacagaaatggggaATAAGAATGAAGTAAATGCCAAATTTCCCATTAGTGACctacaagaggaagaaaagcacaaagattGTGATTTAGGAGATGTGAAAAAGACACAGATCCATGTTGATCCAGAAGTAGTTCAAATAAAGGCTGGAAAAGCAGAA ATTGACAGACGAatatctgcatttattgaaagaaagcaagctgaaatcaatgaaaacaacGTGAGGGAATTTTGCAATGTTATTGATTGTAATCAAG AAAACAGTTGTGCAAGAACTGATGCCATTTTTACTCCTTACCCGGGATTTAAAAGTCATGTAAAAG TTTCTAGAGTTGTGAATACATATGGACCACAGACTAGACCTGAAGGAATTCAAGGGTCAGGTCATAAACCTAACAGCATGCTCCGAGATTGTGGTAATCAGGCTGTAGAAGAACGACTACAAAATATTGAGGCTCACTTGCGATTGCAGACGG AGCTTTTccggaaaaagaagaaaagtacaaCCACCTCAA CAGAATTATTCACTGGCTGA
- the LOC122222467 gene encoding MAP3K12-binding inhibitory protein 1 isoform X1 produces MAAVAELSRSSSGDRNLERSCSPNLSQEVLCEIFRSLHSLVGQLNLRDDVVKITIDWNKLQSLSAFQPTLLFSALEQHVLYLQPFLAKLQPLIKEENTTVVGGTEKTEMGNKNEVNAKFPISDLQEEEKHKDCDLGDVKKTQIHVDPEVVQIKAGKAEIDRRISAFIERKQAEINENNVREFCNVIDCNQENSCARTDAIFTPYPGFKSHVKVSRVVNTYGPQTRPEGIQGSGHKPNSMLRDCGNQAVEERLQNIEAHLRLQTGGPVPRDIYQRIKKLEDKILELEGISPEYFHSVSFSGKRRKVQPPQQNYSLAELDEKISALRQALLRKSREADSMATHHLP; encoded by the exons ATGGCTGCTGTCGCTGAGCTTAGTCGCTCCAGCAGTGGTGACAGGAATTTGGAACGGAGCTGCAGCCCTAATCTCTCCCAAGAGGTGCTCTGCGAAATCTTTCGCTCTCTGCATAGCCTGGTGGGACAA CTTAACCTCAGAGATGATGTGGTGAAAATTACAATCGATTGGAACAAGCTCCAGAGCCTCTCGGCATTCCAGCCCACTTTGCTCTTTAGTGCACTTGAAcaacatgttttatatttacag CCTTTTTTAGCAAAACTTCAGCCTCTGATTAAAGAGGAGAATACAACTGTTGTTGGAGGgacagaaaaaacagaaatggggaATAAGAATGAAGTAAATGCCAAATTTCCCATTAGTGACctacaagaggaagaaaagcacaaagattGTGATTTAGGAGATGTGAAAAAGACACAGATCCATGTTGATCCAGAAGTAGTTCAAATAAAGGCTGGAAAAGCAGAA ATTGACAGACGAatatctgcatttattgaaagaaagcaagctgaaatcaatgaaaacaacGTGAGGGAATTTTGCAATGTTATTGATTGTAATCAAG AAAACAGTTGTGCAAGAACTGATGCCATTTTTACTCCTTACCCGGGATTTAAAAGTCATGTAAAAG TTTCTAGAGTTGTGAATACATATGGACCACAGACTAGACCTGAAGGAATTCAAGGGTCAGGTCATAAACCTAACAGCATGCTCCGAGATTGTGGTAATCAGGCTGTAGAAGAACGACTACAAAATATTGAGGCTCACTTGCGATTGCAGACGG gtGGTCCAGTGCCAAGAGACATTtatcagagaattaaaaaacttGAGGATAAAATCCTTGAATTGGAAGGCATCTCTCCTGAATATTTTCATTCTGTA AGCTTTTccggaaaaagaagaaaagtacaaCCACCTCAA CAGAATTATTCACTGGCTGAACTTGATGAAAAAATTAGTGCCCTCAGACAAGCCCTGCTCAGAAAATCAAGAGAAGCAGACTCCATGGCTACCCACCACCTTCCATGA
- the LOC122222467 gene encoding MAP3K12-binding inhibitory protein 1 isoform X7: protein MAAVAELSRSSSGDRNLERSCSPNLSQEVLCEIFRSLHSLVGQLNLRDDVVKITIDWNKLQSLSAFQPTLLFSALEQHVLYLQPFLAKLQPLIKEENTTVVGGTEKTEMGNKNEVNAKFPISDLQEEEKHKDCDLGDVKKTQIHVDPEVVQIKAGKAEIDRRISAFIERKQAEINENNVREFCNVIDCNQENSCARTDAIFTPYPGFKSHVKVSRVVNTYGPQTRPEGIQGSGHKPNSMLRDCGNQAVEERLQNIEAHLRLQTELFRKKKKSTTTSKLFTG from the exons ATGGCTGCTGTCGCTGAGCTTAGTCGCTCCAGCAGTGGTGACAGGAATTTGGAACGGAGCTGCAGCCCTAATCTCTCCCAAGAGGTGCTCTGCGAAATCTTTCGCTCTCTGCATAGCCTGGTGGGACAA CTTAACCTCAGAGATGATGTGGTGAAAATTACAATCGATTGGAACAAGCTCCAGAGCCTCTCGGCATTCCAGCCCACTTTGCTCTTTAGTGCACTTGAAcaacatgttttatatttacag CCTTTTTTAGCAAAACTTCAGCCTCTGATTAAAGAGGAGAATACAACTGTTGTTGGAGGgacagaaaaaacagaaatggggaATAAGAATGAAGTAAATGCCAAATTTCCCATTAGTGACctacaagaggaagaaaagcacaaagattGTGATTTAGGAGATGTGAAAAAGACACAGATCCATGTTGATCCAGAAGTAGTTCAAATAAAGGCTGGAAAAGCAGAA ATTGACAGACGAatatctgcatttattgaaagaaagcaagctgaaatcaatgaaaacaacGTGAGGGAATTTTGCAATGTTATTGATTGTAATCAAG AAAACAGTTGTGCAAGAACTGATGCCATTTTTACTCCTTACCCGGGATTTAAAAGTCATGTAAAAG TTTCTAGAGTTGTGAATACATATGGACCACAGACTAGACCTGAAGGAATTCAAGGGTCAGGTCATAAACCTAACAGCATGCTCCGAGATTGTGGTAATCAGGCTGTAGAAGAACGACTACAAAATATTGAGGCTCACTTGCGATTGCAGACGG AGCTTTTccggaaaaagaagaaaagtacaaCCACCTCAA AATTATTCACTGGCTGA
- the LOC122222467 gene encoding MAP3K12-binding inhibitory protein 1 isoform X4, with translation MAAVAELSRSSSGDRNLERSCSPNLSQEVLCEIFRSLHSLVGQPFLAKLQPLIKEENTTVVGGTEKTEMGNKNEVNAKFPISDLQEEEKHKDCDLGDVKKTQIHVDPEVVQIKAGKAEIDRRISAFIERKQAEINENNVREFCNVIDCNQENSCARTDAIFTPYPGFKSHVKVSRVVNTYGPQTRPEGIQGSGHKPNSMLRDCGNQAVEERLQNIEAHLRLQTGGPVPRDIYQRIKKLEDKILELEGISPEYFHSVSFSGKRRKVQPPQQNYSLAELDEKISALRQALLRKSREADSMATHHLP, from the exons ATGGCTGCTGTCGCTGAGCTTAGTCGCTCCAGCAGTGGTGACAGGAATTTGGAACGGAGCTGCAGCCCTAATCTCTCCCAAGAGGTGCTCTGCGAAATCTTTCGCTCTCTGCATAGCCTGGTGGGACAA CCTTTTTTAGCAAAACTTCAGCCTCTGATTAAAGAGGAGAATACAACTGTTGTTGGAGGgacagaaaaaacagaaatggggaATAAGAATGAAGTAAATGCCAAATTTCCCATTAGTGACctacaagaggaagaaaagcacaaagattGTGATTTAGGAGATGTGAAAAAGACACAGATCCATGTTGATCCAGAAGTAGTTCAAATAAAGGCTGGAAAAGCAGAA ATTGACAGACGAatatctgcatttattgaaagaaagcaagctgaaatcaatgaaaacaacGTGAGGGAATTTTGCAATGTTATTGATTGTAATCAAG AAAACAGTTGTGCAAGAACTGATGCCATTTTTACTCCTTACCCGGGATTTAAAAGTCATGTAAAAG TTTCTAGAGTTGTGAATACATATGGACCACAGACTAGACCTGAAGGAATTCAAGGGTCAGGTCATAAACCTAACAGCATGCTCCGAGATTGTGGTAATCAGGCTGTAGAAGAACGACTACAAAATATTGAGGCTCACTTGCGATTGCAGACGG gtGGTCCAGTGCCAAGAGACATTtatcagagaattaaaaaacttGAGGATAAAATCCTTGAATTGGAAGGCATCTCTCCTGAATATTTTCATTCTGTA AGCTTTTccggaaaaagaagaaaagtacaaCCACCTCAA CAGAATTATTCACTGGCTGAACTTGATGAAAAAATTAGTGCCCTCAGACAAGCCCTGCTCAGAAAATCAAGAGAAGCAGACTCCATGGCTACCCACCACCTTCCATGA
- the LOC122222467 gene encoding MAP3K12-binding inhibitory protein 1 isoform X2, translating into MAAVAELSRSSSGDRNLERSCSPNLSQEVLCEIFRSLHSLVGQLNLRDDVVKITIDWNKLQSLSAFQPTLLFSALEQHVLYLQPFLAKLQPLIKEENTTVVGGTEKTEMGNKNEVNAKFPISDLQEEEKHKDCDLGDVKKTQIHVDPEVVQIKAGKAEIDRRISAFIERKQAEINENNVREFCNVIDCNQENSCARTDAIFTPYPGFKSHVKVSRVVNTYGPQTRPEGIQGSGHKPNSMLRDCGNQAVEERLQNIEAHLRLQTGGPVPRDIYQRIKKLEDKILELEGISPEYFHSVSFSGKRRKVQPPQNYSLAELDEKISALRQALLRKSREADSMATHHLP; encoded by the exons ATGGCTGCTGTCGCTGAGCTTAGTCGCTCCAGCAGTGGTGACAGGAATTTGGAACGGAGCTGCAGCCCTAATCTCTCCCAAGAGGTGCTCTGCGAAATCTTTCGCTCTCTGCATAGCCTGGTGGGACAA CTTAACCTCAGAGATGATGTGGTGAAAATTACAATCGATTGGAACAAGCTCCAGAGCCTCTCGGCATTCCAGCCCACTTTGCTCTTTAGTGCACTTGAAcaacatgttttatatttacag CCTTTTTTAGCAAAACTTCAGCCTCTGATTAAAGAGGAGAATACAACTGTTGTTGGAGGgacagaaaaaacagaaatggggaATAAGAATGAAGTAAATGCCAAATTTCCCATTAGTGACctacaagaggaagaaaagcacaaagattGTGATTTAGGAGATGTGAAAAAGACACAGATCCATGTTGATCCAGAAGTAGTTCAAATAAAGGCTGGAAAAGCAGAA ATTGACAGACGAatatctgcatttattgaaagaaagcaagctgaaatcaatgaaaacaacGTGAGGGAATTTTGCAATGTTATTGATTGTAATCAAG AAAACAGTTGTGCAAGAACTGATGCCATTTTTACTCCTTACCCGGGATTTAAAAGTCATGTAAAAG TTTCTAGAGTTGTGAATACATATGGACCACAGACTAGACCTGAAGGAATTCAAGGGTCAGGTCATAAACCTAACAGCATGCTCCGAGATTGTGGTAATCAGGCTGTAGAAGAACGACTACAAAATATTGAGGCTCACTTGCGATTGCAGACGG gtGGTCCAGTGCCAAGAGACATTtatcagagaattaaaaaacttGAGGATAAAATCCTTGAATTGGAAGGCATCTCTCCTGAATATTTTCATTCTGTA AGCTTTTccggaaaaagaagaaaagtacaaCCACCTCAA AATTATTCACTGGCTGAACTTGATGAAAAAATTAGTGCCCTCAGACAAGCCCTGCTCAGAAAATCAAGAGAAGCAGACTCCATGGCTACCCACCACCTTCCATGA
- the LOC122222467 gene encoding MAP3K12-binding inhibitory protein 1 isoform X3 has product MAAVAELSRSSSGDRNLERSCSPNLSQELNLRDDVVKITIDWNKLQSLSAFQPTLLFSALEQHVLYLQPFLAKLQPLIKEENTTVVGGTEKTEMGNKNEVNAKFPISDLQEEEKHKDCDLGDVKKTQIHVDPEVVQIKAGKAEIDRRISAFIERKQAEINENNVREFCNVIDCNQENSCARTDAIFTPYPGFKSHVKVSRVVNTYGPQTRPEGIQGSGHKPNSMLRDCGNQAVEERLQNIEAHLRLQTGGPVPRDIYQRIKKLEDKILELEGISPEYFHSVSFSGKRRKVQPPQQNYSLAELDEKISALRQALLRKSREADSMATHHLP; this is encoded by the exons ATGGCTGCTGTCGCTGAGCTTAGTCGCTCCAGCAGTGGTGACAGGAATTTGGAACGGAGCTGCAGCCCTAATCTCTCCCAAGAG CTTAACCTCAGAGATGATGTGGTGAAAATTACAATCGATTGGAACAAGCTCCAGAGCCTCTCGGCATTCCAGCCCACTTTGCTCTTTAGTGCACTTGAAcaacatgttttatatttacag CCTTTTTTAGCAAAACTTCAGCCTCTGATTAAAGAGGAGAATACAACTGTTGTTGGAGGgacagaaaaaacagaaatggggaATAAGAATGAAGTAAATGCCAAATTTCCCATTAGTGACctacaagaggaagaaaagcacaaagattGTGATTTAGGAGATGTGAAAAAGACACAGATCCATGTTGATCCAGAAGTAGTTCAAATAAAGGCTGGAAAAGCAGAA ATTGACAGACGAatatctgcatttattgaaagaaagcaagctgaaatcaatgaaaacaacGTGAGGGAATTTTGCAATGTTATTGATTGTAATCAAG AAAACAGTTGTGCAAGAACTGATGCCATTTTTACTCCTTACCCGGGATTTAAAAGTCATGTAAAAG TTTCTAGAGTTGTGAATACATATGGACCACAGACTAGACCTGAAGGAATTCAAGGGTCAGGTCATAAACCTAACAGCATGCTCCGAGATTGTGGTAATCAGGCTGTAGAAGAACGACTACAAAATATTGAGGCTCACTTGCGATTGCAGACGG gtGGTCCAGTGCCAAGAGACATTtatcagagaattaaaaaacttGAGGATAAAATCCTTGAATTGGAAGGCATCTCTCCTGAATATTTTCATTCTGTA AGCTTTTccggaaaaagaagaaaagtacaaCCACCTCAA CAGAATTATTCACTGGCTGAACTTGATGAAAAAATTAGTGCCCTCAGACAAGCCCTGCTCAGAAAATCAAGAGAAGCAGACTCCATGGCTACCCACCACCTTCCATGA